Genomic DNA from Excalfactoria chinensis isolate bCotChi1 chromosome 22, bCotChi1.hap2, whole genome shotgun sequence:
CATGGctattgcaaaaacaaaaacaaaaaacaaacaaaacaaaaacaaacaaaacaacacattgaaagggcaaaaaaaaagtccaatCGCCGTGTGTGTATTATAAACCACCTGATAATTATTACCAgcactttgtgttttgttaaCGTCTTCCATATCTCAAAACACACTCTGAATTCCTGTGGACTAAAGCTTGCAACACCCCAGCAAAGCCTGGTCACTGTGGCATGGGTGGGGGCCAATAAGTACTCAGCAGGAGGTTGAGGACCTGAACCTGAGAGGTAGGTCCTCAGCTGATATAAACTGGCATAGATCCACAGCAAATGAAAGGACACAGCCAGATACGTCAGTTGTACGTAGTCAGACCTCACTGCCAACTCTGCGGTCGAACCTTAAAACCCAGTACTTGCTAAAGGTGTAAAATTCACCTGCCTTGAGTTTCTTGGCAGATAACCAACCAACACAGGCTTGATTTCTAGGATGGAAACTCATGGGATGCTGTGAGGTCTTCAGTATCAAAGCCAGTGATACAGCAAGGACAGAGTTTGTCACCATCCCAGAGTCAgggatgtatttttatttccttgttgtTGAAGAGTTACTGCCTGAAGTATACTCGAGTTGCACAGCACCTTGAGGTATACCTGCAGTGTGGTCAGAGGTGAGATCGTAGATCATGCAGAAATACCTGAGCTATGTTCATGTTTGTGTGCTTAGATACTGACTGCAGTGGCACCGACCGGATAAGTACATCATGCAAAGCTCTGGGCTGTTAAACTACCTTGAGAGCTGTACCCAAACTAGCCTGGTTACAGCTAGCTCCTGTGATTTCTGGAGCTTCACCGCATCATGTGGAACACCAAACATGATTTCACTAGCATTACATACTAGGTATGCTCTGCCCCATCCCTTGTCCTCCACTGCTGTCTATTTGCTTCCATACGTATGTAAACAACTTTTaaactttgcttttaattgGTCTTATGGGCCCTTATGGCTGAGTTTCATGAATTAACTATTGTTTTTTACTTTGATTATCTCTTGCTCCTAACAGTTTTCCTAGTAAACAACCACCCCAGTCTACAAAGGTAGAATGAATATTGCTTTTGTACTTACTTCCGCCTTTTAGATTTGTTAAATTTATGCTGATATCTTGTGTTTTATATGATACGGGAtagctatttcttttctttatccttAATAATCTCATAAATTTCAACCCATCTTATTTACCTTCTCTCTTAACTAAACATCTTTAGTGTTTTTCAGTCTTTAGTAGGAAGTTAATGATTCTGTATCTTATCTGTGAATTGAGTCTATTTTTGtcatagcctttttttttttttaaaagttagGCCAGAACTGCACGTAACATTCCAGCTGAAGGTGTAGCAACAAGGTAAAGGGCAAAGGAtggtattattttattttgtgtacCATTTTCCAAGCCATCATTTGCACCTCTTAATTTCATGCTCTAATTGTGCATTGAGGTAGATGTCTTAATTGTTTcaaaattataataatttaaTGCAAATCTCCTGTTGCGTGGAAAACTGAGTATTTCTGAGTCTGAGGAAGATCAAATTTCCCTGCAGTTTACTTGTAAAGACTGGGAGCCACAGCAAATCTAAAATCTCACCTGTAATATCTGAGTTGGACCTGGTTAATTCACCATGTGGGCAGAGTGCATTTTTTGCAGTCACACCTTTCCTGACTCTGTTCTTTCTGgtcttttaaaaagagatatCTTTAATCAGCACCAGGACTAGAAGCAGAACGATCACTGTACTGCTCTGATCTTCAGCTTGAACTCTGTGTAGCTCTGTCATGTCAAATTCTGCCATGTGCTTGAAGATCTCCATCACATACTCCATGATTGTGCTGAGGGAAGCAAGTTTGTAGCATTTGCTAGAACTGGATATTAGAAATGCAGATGATGGGGGGGAAATAACAcacaataaataacaaaaaaaatacccaaaccCAAACTTGACAAACAGTCAAGTGCTTTTGGTGGAGGAAAATAAGTCAGTAACCCCCAAAAGGTCCAGTATTAATGGAGCTAATGCTTCCCCTCTTCTACCTACTGCAGTAACTGTTCTCTAGGGTAAAGATTCAGAAAGAATCAGCCAAGCCCTTATGTAGCTTGTGGTTTGGCTTCCTGCCCCTTCTGCTCATCAAGCAGGAAGTTCTGAAAGGGGAGTGCTTTGTGAAGCGACCTTAAgactctgcttcttttctttttttcagtcagaaCTTAGCATCAGGTCATCTGGAACTCCTGGAAGCTGACCAGACTGATGGCGCCTACAGAAGGTATTTAACTTCTCTACCTTGatcattttccctcatcctgtaCGTCCTtgattgctgtttttcagtcctGAGATACCATGCTCCTGATATCACTGAGATGGGAGAGACAAGCAAGGAAGAAGAGATCaaagagaggggaaggaagacACCGAAGgcaaaagaagagggaagaaccaaaatatttctgagatttATCTACTTTACATGCCTGAGATTCAACGTTTTGGAAAGTCTGAATATACTTTAGAGTTCTGGTATTATTACAGCCACCAGACAGTAGGAGACTGTTGAGGAGCCACGAGCACCTCCTGGTTTTCAAGATACATCCAGGAAGCCCAAGGAGGTCCTTGGCACCTGTAAGAGCGGGTAGCCTTGAAGAGAAACTGCAAAGAGCTGGCTGGAAAAACATATAGTATAGTTATAAAGTAtctttctgcttccctctgctggcCAGATAACACACACCAATGTAACTCTACCAATCAGGGAAGGATCAGGGTGAAGAGTATCGAAAGATAGGAGGAGTCATATTGTTCTATTAACTCTGCTGATTTATTTGAGTTTGCTCTTGAATTTCAGAATATGTGAAGGTTATTTCTGTGTCCAGGGAAGCTCAAGAAGACTGGAAAAGGGACCATGGACAAAGCTGGGCTGGTGAGAGATAGGGAGATGGTATGGACAAAGGTAATTTCAAGGTTTAAACTACTAATGTTGCTTTACCATTTACCTCATACTGTTATCAGTTGTGATTTCAAAGCTAATTTAACAACCACAATCTAAACTTAGTTTCTATTCTTGGTTACAAAACAGGAGCATTAtgagttacaaaaaaaaatcaaaacgAGGACATGAAACACTGCTCTTATTTGCCTCGTTGTGCTGAAGGAGCGCGCTGTGTGCGGTACGAGGAGCTGCTCGGTGCCACCGGGGAGCCCGCAGCGAAGCTTCCTGCTGCCTCGATCCGCAGCCACCGGGAGCCGGGGTCGGTCGTGCTCCCCACGTGATGGTTTAAATGTTCCCGAGGAGCTCAGTTTTGCCCTCGTGCACACCCAGCGGACCGACAGAAGCTTCTCCGGGCGTCGCTTCGTACCGAGTGCCTTCATTAATAAATGCCCGCTGTGCTCTGAAGGAAAACCGCCCGCGTCGCTGGGATTTCCCTCCCGCTGTGAGCGGCTCCCTGCACGGCACCGGGTGGGACCTTACGGTCTGACGCACCTCGTGAGATTCGCGCACCCAACACAACGAACTTTAGCGGGTCCATCGTTTCGCTTCTGAAGTAAACGAACCCGAACCGTGAGCGCCGCAGCGCCGTCAGCCCGGCCCGCACACCGACACGCGCAGCCCCCGCACGGAGGGAGCACAAACCCCGGTTACCGCGGCGGCGGCCGGCCTACATCTCCTCCAATCATCAGGCCCGTTTCTCTCGGAATTCCGGTAGACTTCCAATCACGGGCAAGTTCTCAAAGCACCCTCGTGCGCTGCTGGGCGTGCGCAGCTGGTTAAGGTGCCTTGAGGAGGGCGTCTCACGCATGCGCGTTAAGGTGCCTCTAGCCACCGAGTGCCCCAGGTGGGGCGGCGCTCTCCGGGGTGGGAGGTGCGCGCAGCCGGTTGGCGCTCCGCTGCCCTCAGGGCTGTCCTGGTGCTGGTGCAGGTTCTCCCCGGGCCGAGGGCTTCTCTCCGCCTCAGGTGAGCAGGGCCAGGCGGCCACAGGAGCTGCGGGCCGCCGGGTGAGCGCGGGGCGGGCCGTGAATCGTACGGTCCCCGCtcggcgggcgcggggcgggcctGAGCGGTGGGATGAGGCAGCGGGATGAGGCAGCAGGGCGGACTGAGGAGCGCTCGGCAGCCCCGTCCCGGGTAGTCCCGGCTGAACCCACCCTTGTCGGGCTGCGCCCTAGTGGCGCTGTGTGCGAAAGGTCTTTTCGCTGCGTCTGTCCCTTTGGGCCGCGGATGTTTTGGTGGGAGGAGCCGCCGTGCTGCGGGGCCGCTTTGTGCGCGTGGCGCTGCGCGAGGCCGGTCCCGGTAATCCCGCCTGGAGCCGCGCGATGCGGTGACGGCTCCTCTGGCGGCACCAGAACTGTCGCGCGTGGGGACGCGAGGCCGGCGTGCGGCGTGCTGAGCTAACGGGGAAGGCGGGGTGCCGGAGAGCGGGGAAAGCAGCGCTTGAAGCCGTTGAGGCTGCGGGTACGAGCGTTCATAATGGCACAACTTGTTAAACGTCCCCCTTTGTGATCGGGCCGGTTTGTGAGCTCCGGGAAAAGCGAGTTCCTGTGCTTGATGCTCTCTGAGAAGGCACAGaaattctgctttctctgccgATAGGTGCAGGAGTTGGTTTGATTCTGGGCATTTTCTGTGGGCTCCCCTACCACAGGGTTTCATCGCAGCTTTCTGACCACTGAGTTCACTCAACTGATTCCCtcttctccccccccacccccccttttttttttctcttttttttacatCGTTCCTAGTGTCATCTTGGAGGAACATGATGTTGCTGCTCCACTAACTTGCTAGAAATATTGGCTTATCTATGCCTCAGCCTGTGGTGCCTATCCTTTCTCAGTGTAAtccagcagaggaagaaaagtagCCAAGCTGCAGAGAATTTTAAGCAATCAAAGCAGGATGGATGGGAAAAAGTGGTACCAAGTCACAAATGACGTGGCTTCAGCAGAGTTCAAGCCTCTTTAAAGAGTTCTGTCATCCAGGAGGCTGAAAAACACTCCAATAAACAAAAATGGAAGGAGCCAACAGTCCAAACGTGCAACTTCAGCAAGTCCCGCTGGCTACAGCAGTGGTTTCTGTGCAGCCACACACAGACGCTTTTTCTTATAAGGTCAGAATTTACTCCAGTCTACTCTTAGGATGCCATAACTTATCTGTATAAAAAATATTGCATTGAGAGCACAGTCTTAGGTGTGTTGTAAAAGCTGTCCAGACCAACATGAGCTTTTCCCAGGCTTTCAAGCTTTACTGTCTGGTGCGGAAATATATCTTGTGTGTTTCTGAATGGAGATAAATTGCCTGCTGAACCAGCAGATGTTAGAGGTGAGGTGGAGAAGAGCAGAATAGTTCTTAAAAGGTGACTCACAGAAGCAAATGTTTCTGATCCATGTGCTGCTGAATGCCAAGACATTATGAAAACAcatatttacaggaaaaaacgAACATGCAAGTTGAGTTTAGCACTCTGTTCTTTCCTGCTGagaaacatttctgcaaagATTCCAAATATGAGCTTACTAATTAGTAGACTAATTTAGATCTCTCATAGAGTGTCAGTTAATAATGGATCATCTTTTGCCTGAGTTTCACATATTTTTGAATGTAGCCATGGAGAATTTACTGGAATTGTCCTCGGTCACGTGGAGaagataaaaacagattttattgaCGAGTGATTGAGAGAACtgctttaattctgttttcatccAGATTGTGCATAAAACCCCAACTTCCTTCAAGGTTTAGTAGGTAAATGTTATATCTCCATATTTACGTTGTTTTTACAGGAGAACTTGATTGGTGCATTACTAGCTATTTTTGGGCATCTTGTTATCAGTATTGCACTCAACCTCCAGGTGAGTATCCTGAAACAAATATTGGTCCTGCCTTAAACGTCCTGTGTTAAAAAGTGTCATGCATGCCGCAGCttctatgcttttattttcttttctagaaatACAGTCATATCCGGTTGGCAGGTTCCAAAGATCCCCGAGCCTATTTCAAAACCAAGACATGGTGGTGTGGACTTTTTCTGCTGGTTCTGGGAGAGCTGGGAGTGTTTTCTTCTTATGCCTTTGCTCCTCTTTCACTGATTGTGCCTCTCAGTGCAGTGTCTGTTATAGGTAAGGGGAAAGAAATGACTGACATGCAAATCTGAATGCATTCCAGTGCGAGACTGCTGATTGCTGGATCAATACATAGATCgtcctgtttctctttttttccttcttgtcgTTATAGCTAGTGCAATCATAGGAATcatatttattaaagaaaagtgGAAGCCCAAAGAATTTTTGAGTAAGTACAGCGGTTCCTTTTCATGTTTCCCCTCCATTCTCAAGCTGTCCTATGCACAGCATAACCTCTTAAGAGTCAGAGATGGCAAGCCTGGgtccctggcactgctctaGCTTAGGCAGAACTGAATCAGCCACACTTCATGCATACATGTATTTGCAGAGCTGGAGAATTCATTCTTCCACTTTCTGGAAAATGGGCTGTAGCCCCAGGCATGATAAACCCCAAGTGCAGATCTTGTGACTCCAGTTACTTTAGCACATGCTACCTGGTatgagttgttgtttttgtcaaaTCATGGTGCATTTGTTGCCTGAGGTTTCTTAGTTCTAATAATTTGAAAGTAGGGCATGAAGGGCAGAGGAATGAGTCATTTGGAGGTCTATGCACGATGTCATGCCCACATTCATGTGAGATACTAATCCCATACACCCATACTAACACACtaactgttctttcttttttctttttcctttggtcGCCGAAGGGCGATATGTTTTGTCCTTTGTAGGCTGTGGTTTGGCAGTTGTTGGAACATATCTGCTGATTACATTTGGACCTAATAGTCATGAGAAGATGACAGGAGAAAATATCACTAGGCATTTAGTGAGCTGGCCATTTCTGTTGTATATGGTAAGATGGCCCATAAAATACGGGATTGTTTTCTGCCACGTTCCTCGTTGAGAGTTTTTCAAGCATTTTTGTTATGATTACTAGCAGTATTTCTTTATACTTGCTAATGGACTTATATCAACTTTTGCCAGTGTGAGTTTCACGGTGCACATGCAACTTGTAACCGTACTGTTCTCTCTCTGAATTATTCTGTTAGAATTTAAGTATATTTAAtggaaaagttttaaaatagcTTCAGCCTGTGGAGGTAGTACTGATAACAGCTGAGAGCAACTGTCCCAGAGCTGCCCAAATTTTTTGCTTGATCTGTGCTTTTCGTAGACAGACTTTTCTCTTGAGCTATCAGtgtcttattaaaaatattgtaaaatCTATTTAACAGAGATAAGTTTGGCTTAATAATTAAATATGGGCTGCAGGGATCACTTACAGAGCCTCATTGTAGGAAGCAGGCTGAGATTTGTGAAGTTAGTATTCGACTGGGATTAAACTTGGTCTGTAATTGTGTGGGATcctcattttcctttgatttatCCTGTTTTGTGATTCTACTGTCTGACTCATTCAGTAATACGTTTACTGCCAGTGCCATAAACTCCACATCTAATGGTCTCTCTTCTTTTGTAGCTCGTGGAGATCATCATATTTTGCCTGCTACTATATTTttacaaggagaaaaatgcaaactACATTGTAATTATTCTTCTGTTGGTAGCTTTGCTGGGTAAGTTGATATGAATTCTTGTTTTGCAAACTTTCTTAGTCTTATAAAGCATGCCAGTGTgtcatcagaaatgaaaacttttatCCTCCCATCATATGATTGCATAATAGTgtttaaacatttaaaacaagtGGTGGATGCTGCCAGGCCTGTTGACAAGCAAACTGTAATATTGAAAGGTTATGGTTTACTGAAGGTCACAGTGGTAAGATTGTTGGGAATACAACTGACATTTAGAGATAAAATGCCTCACATGCATGTAAAGGGTTTGAATATTTATGTACCTTGACTTTGTTTTTAGCTGCTTGTCACATATAGAGTGAATGTGCAGTGTTCCTGTCCTGTTGAGCATGACAAGcttcagctgtattttcataaacatttgCAGGTTCCATGACTGTTGTGACAGTGAAGGCTGTGGCAGGCATGATTGTTGTCTCAATACAAGGAAACCTCCAGCTCAACTACCCAATATTTTATATCATGTTGGTGTGCATGATTGCTACAGCAGTCTTTCAAGCAACGTAAGACAGTCTCTCTCTTCTATAACTGTGCTGGTTTGGGCAGATCTGTTACCAGTCAAATGTTTGTCATTGGTTTCCAGAATGCTGATAAAATTGTGTGAAGGTCTGGCCTCTTCTGTCATCTGTCTTCAAATCTGTGTCACAGGATGCAGCCTAGGATAGcgttctttgcttttctgtgtagtGACATTGCCAAGTAGTATTTATCTCAAATTTGGCACTGGATAAAGTCAAAGTGCTCTGTATTTTTCCCCTTAGTTCTtgtgaaaatgtaaaaacaCAAGTAGCAGCAAGGATAAGGAGCAAGTGATGTCCTGGCCCCAAGGTCAGCGGTGGTAACTGCACTGCCTTTAGTTAATATAGCAAAATGTTCATTCAtctataatttttattaattctgGGGGATACTTTTGCAGGTGTAATGAGAAAGTATAAAATTTCTTAGATTTATTCACCGGGTACTTGAAAGGATCTGCTAGAAAGGAGAACTGCGCTAGTGGATATTAACTACTCTGTAGTTTTGAGTATTCTTCCCAAGTTAACTTCTGTCATCTGTCACTGTGTTGCAGATTTTTAGCTCAAGCTTCACAGCTCTATGACTCATCTCAGATTGCAAGCATTGGATACATCTTGTCCACAACAGTAGCTATCACAGCAGGTAACAGTGCTCACAACAGCGTGTTGATCCTTTCTGAAAGAGGGCCGAAagattttggaaaataattcttAGCTACAGCTGAGGAAGGTGAATACTCAGCAAGACAATGACTTGTCTTTCCTTGTCATCTCTCTTCTGGAGCTggcttgctttcctttttttcctctcccaaaatgtgaattcattttatttagtgtgttttcttcctctagTCAAACCTGTTATGATTCCTGTCttgatggttttgtttgcattgtCAAGGGTTTTTATCCTGTTGTAGCTAGAGAGATCCAGTTTGGTCTGTTGTTCAGACTTTGGAAGTGTGGTCTTGTGTGTTTGTGGTAACCACTATCTGGTGTGAATTCAACTTAGGCTGATTTGTGTTCCAACACTGTTTCCTCCTCTACCCCAATACTGGAAACTCTGTACTAGTTGCTGTGTTGCTGTACAGATTTACTTGCAGCTCTATTAATTGCACCGTTGTTATTTTGGTGGTCAAATTCCACAAGGTTTGTAAACGTACAGTTTCTGCTGAAGTGGAAATCAGACCATGCTTTTCTGTATtaagacaataaaaaaaaaaagccaactaaAGATGCCAACTATAGAAATAGCAGTCTTACATGACTTAGTTTCTGGAGCGACCATTCCAGAGATGCAGCAGTAATTGCTCATGTTAGCTGGGAAGAAAGCCACCatgaattatttccttttccaggaGCAACTTTCTACCTGGATTTCACTGGTGAAGATGTTCTTCATATATGTATGTTTGCACTTGGGTAAGTGTCTTAAGTTTCCTTGATAGAAAactgagaagtttttcctcatatggCTAAATTTTGAAAATCCATTTGTAAGTACGTATGTCTATGTATGTATACATCAGATGTATATCCTGCTGTGAAGGAGGACAAACTGACTATGCTCTCTGTTCGTGCACACAGTGGCCCATAGTTCCATACCTTATTTGAGTGATTATGGATCCTCTAGAGGAATTTTATCTCAGTAGGTTTTGTATAATTGTACAACTTTTACGCTTCACGTTAAATGTCTCACTGACTCAGCTGAGAATTCTTTCTCATTCAGTagatctttcttttctaattctGAATTCTTTACTGTGCTAGGTGTTGATTTTTCTGAGGGCCTGCTGTGAAATATTGTCTCCTCTCCGTTTTCACAGTCATCTCAAAAGATCTTGTATTTTTTCTCAGATGCCTCATAGCGTTTCTAGGTGTCTTCCTGATCACAAGAAATAGGAAGAAATCTGTACCGTTTGAACCTTATATATCAATGGATGCTATGCCAGGTAACAGTGTTTTGTTGccctgtttcttttatttcttgagtTTCACTCAAACTTGAGTGTCAAGTATCCCAGTAGGATTAGGTAGCTATgttctctgtttttccattctctttggTTGATTGTCTCGTGGAGGGATACGTTCATGTTGTTTATGAAGCAGAGAGGACATAGTGTTCTGCTTTAATGGTGCTTACTCTGGGTCCTCTGGCACCAAGGAGAGCGTGGCAACAGCCTTGTCCAATTGGCTACTGTCTGGAGAGTTAACAGGTTTTGAGCATTTACTTGGGGTTGGTCTTCATCAAGTAGGGAGAACTGATTACTGGAGATTACTGAGGTATGTGGCAAAAGGCAGAGGCcagaagaagcagaaacttATTTTGTGAGGTATAGCTAAATTGTCTT
This window encodes:
- the NIPAL3 gene encoding NIPA-like protein 3, translated to MEGANSPNVQLQQVPLATAVVSVQPHTDAFSYKENLIGALLAIFGHLVISIALNLQKYSHIRLAGSKDPRAYFKTKTWWCGLFLLVLGELGVFSSYAFAPLSLIVPLSAVSVIASAIIGIIFIKEKWKPKEFLRRYVLSFVGCGLAVVGTYLLITFGPNSHEKMTGENITRHLVSWPFLLYMLVEIIIFCLLLYFYKEKNANYIVIILLLVALLGSMTVVTVKAVAGMIVVSIQGNLQLNYPIFYIMLVCMIATAVFQATFLAQASQLYDSSQIASIGYILSTTVAITAGATFYLDFTGEDVLHICMFALGCLIAFLGVFLITRNRKKSVPFEPYISMDAMPGMQNMHDKGIAVQPDLKASFSYGALENNDNMPEIYTPATLPIVQEQHGSRGVSAPPYRVLEHSKKE